Proteins encoded within one genomic window of Flavobacterium gilvum:
- a CDS encoding prephenate dehydrogenase has translation MNIYVIGVGLIGGSIALDAKDLNPDAKIFGIDSNEKHLQEAKKLGVIDEAATFEDLSKADFVIVSVPVDTAIVVLPTVLDLISDSAIVFDVGSTKAPICEAVAGHPKRRNFIATHPIAGTEFSGPSAAIRGLFQGKTNIICEVEKTTFKLQEKALDLFKNIGMRIRYMDPKSHDKHIAYVSHLSHISSFMLGKTVINKEKDEQDIFDMAGSGFESTVRLAKSSPAMWTPIFKQNKKQVIKTLEEYISNLSKFKELMLNDDYDAIYHEMESVNRIKEILNGMNAKK, from the coding sequence ATGAATATATATGTAATAGGTGTTGGATTAATTGGGGGATCAATAGCATTGGACGCTAAAGATTTGAATCCAGACGCAAAGATTTTTGGAATCGACAGTAATGAAAAGCATTTGCAGGAAGCAAAAAAGCTTGGAGTTATTGACGAAGCAGCAACATTTGAGGATTTATCCAAAGCAGATTTTGTGATTGTTTCGGTTCCAGTAGATACAGCGATTGTTGTTTTGCCGACAGTATTGGATTTAATTTCGGATTCGGCTATTGTTTTTGATGTGGGATCAACCAAGGCGCCTATTTGCGAAGCGGTTGCCGGTCATCCAAAAAGAAGGAATTTTATCGCCACGCATCCTATTGCGGGTACTGAATTTTCGGGGCCATCGGCTGCTATCAGAGGGTTGTTTCAGGGAAAGACAAATATCATTTGTGAGGTTGAGAAAACGACTTTCAAATTGCAGGAAAAAGCATTGGATTTGTTTAAGAACATCGGAATGAGAATCCGTTATATGGATCCAAAATCGCATGACAAACATATTGCCTATGTGTCGCATTTATCGCATATCAGTTCGTTTATGCTTGGAAAAACGGTAATTAATAAAGAAAAAGACGAGCAGGATATTTTTGACATGGCGGGTTCCGGTTTTGAAAGTACGGTTCGTTTGGCAAAAAGTTCGCCGGCGATGTGGACACCTATTTTTAAACAAAACAAAAAACAGGTGATTAAAACATTGGAAGAATATATTTCGAATTTATCCAAGTTTAAAGAACTTATGCTGAATGATGATTATGATGCGATATATCACGAAATGGAAAGCGTAAACAGAATTAAGGAAATATTGAATGGGATGAATGCCAAAAAATAG
- a CDS encoding pyridoxal phosphate-dependent aminotransferase → MITTAKRLDIIEEYYFSSKLREVRQLAAAGKPIINMGIGSPDLKPSKAVIDAVISSMHDENAHQYQSYQGLPELRNGMADFYKNNFAVTLDPNVEILPLIGSKEGIMHISMAFLNEGDHVLIPNPGYPTYTSVTNLVGAVPVYYDLKEANSWEPDFEALEKLDLAKVKIMWIGYPHMPTGARGSLELFEKLVAFAKKHHILLINDNPYSFVLNDKPMSLLQVDGAKEVALELNSLSKTFNMAGWRVGMVLGSAKLIDSVLKVKSNMDSGMFYGIQKGAVEALKSDKSWFDSMNEVYKKRRVLVEQLAEKLGCEVYKEGVGLFVWAKLPAGITSAEDFIDKILYEKNIFIAPGTIFGSNGEGYIRFALCVKEEKVQEAIDRF, encoded by the coding sequence CAAAACGTCTCGATATTATTGAAGAATACTATTTCTCATCAAAGTTGAGGGAAGTGAGACAACTGGCCGCGGCGGGAAAACCAATTATCAATATGGGAATTGGTAGTCCGGATTTAAAACCATCCAAAGCCGTTATAGATGCCGTTATTTCGTCGATGCATGATGAGAATGCACATCAATATCAAAGTTATCAGGGCTTGCCAGAACTTAGAAATGGGATGGCCGATTTTTATAAAAATAACTTTGCGGTAACTTTAGATCCTAATGTTGAAATTTTGCCATTAATTGGATCCAAAGAAGGAATCATGCATATTTCGATGGCTTTCCTGAATGAGGGAGACCACGTTTTGATTCCGAATCCTGGTTATCCTACCTATACTTCGGTGACCAATTTGGTTGGAGCTGTTCCGGTTTATTATGATTTGAAAGAAGCGAATAGTTGGGAACCTGATTTTGAAGCTTTGGAGAAACTGGATTTGGCAAAAGTAAAAATCATGTGGATTGGTTACCCACACATGCCTACGGGAGCAAGAGGAAGTTTGGAATTGTTTGAGAAATTAGTCGCATTTGCCAAGAAACACCATATATTATTGATTAATGACAATCCTTATAGTTTTGTTTTAAACGATAAACCGATGAGTTTGTTGCAGGTGGATGGAGCCAAAGAAGTGGCACTCGAACTGAACTCTTTGAGTAAAACTTTCAATATGGCAGGCTGGAGAGTTGGTATGGTTTTGGGAAGTGCAAAACTGATTGATTCGGTTCTAAAAGTAAAAAGTAACATGGACAGTGGAATGTTCTACGGAATCCAAAAAGGGGCTGTGGAAGCATTGAAGAGCGATAAATCTTGGTTTGATTCAATGAACGAAGTTTACAAAAAACGTCGTGTGCTTGTAGAACAATTGGCCGAAAAATTGGGATGCGAAGTTTATAAAGAAGGTGTTGGACTTTTTGTTTGGGCCAAATTGCCTGCAGGAATCACGTCGGCTGAGGATTTTATTGATAAAATATTATACGAAAAAAATATTTTTATAGCTCCGGGAACGATTTTTGGGAGCAACGGAGAAGGTTATATCCGATTTGCACTTTGTGTAAAAGAAGAGAAAGTACAAGAAGCGATAGATAGATTTTAG